A genomic segment from uncultured Alistipes sp. encodes:
- the secY gene encoding preprotein translocase subunit SecY has product MNQYLVVGIVFIVVIALLATNKKLVETLKNIYKIEELRKRVLYTIGLLLVYRLGSFVVIPGINPNALGDGSAYASQLEGNGLLGLLNVFSGGAFGNAAIFALGVMPYITASIIIQLMGMMIPYFQKMQKEGESGRRKMNQWTRFLTIGVLILQGPAYIANLYHQVPGAFVYGNTFGFIAYATTILIAGTMFIMWLGEKITDKGIGNGISLIIMIGIVAQLPHALLAEINARFQTASGSAIMLILELVLLFLVFMATIALVQAVRKVPVQYAKRIVGNKQYGGVRQYIPLKMNAANVMPIIFAQALMFIPALFSGTAFAAAFSSMTGFWYNFTLAVLVIAFTYFYTAIIINPQMMADDMKRNGGFIPGVKPGKQTVNYIDTIMTRITLPGSFFLAIVAILPALAMKFLGIQQSFAYFYGGTSLLIMVGVVLDTLKQIESYLLMRHYDGLMKTGRIQGRH; this is encoded by the coding sequence ATGAACCAGTATCTCGTTGTTGGTATCGTCTTTATAGTGGTCATCGCTCTTCTGGCGACCAACAAGAAATTAGTTGAAACGCTCAAGAACATCTACAAGATCGAGGAGCTCCGCAAACGTGTCCTGTACACGATCGGGTTGCTGCTTGTATACCGCTTGGGCAGTTTCGTCGTGATTCCGGGTATCAACCCCAACGCCCTGGGCGATGGATCGGCGTATGCCAGCCAGCTGGAAGGCAACGGACTGCTGGGTCTGTTGAACGTATTCTCCGGCGGCGCATTCGGCAATGCGGCGATCTTTGCACTCGGAGTCATGCCGTACATCACCGCTTCGATCATCATCCAGCTGATGGGTATGATGATTCCGTATTTCCAGAAAATGCAGAAGGAGGGTGAGAGCGGCCGCCGCAAGATGAACCAGTGGACCCGTTTCCTGACGATCGGCGTGCTGATCCTCCAGGGCCCGGCCTACATCGCGAACCTCTATCACCAGGTTCCGGGTGCGTTCGTCTACGGCAACACGTTCGGCTTCATTGCCTATGCGACGACGATCCTCATCGCCGGCACCATGTTCATCATGTGGCTCGGAGAGAAGATCACTGACAAGGGTATCGGCAACGGTATCTCGCTGATCATCATGATCGGTATCGTGGCACAACTCCCGCACGCGCTGCTTGCCGAGATCAACGCCCGTTTCCAGACGGCTTCGGGCAGCGCCATCATGCTGATCCTCGAGCTGGTGCTCCTGTTCCTTGTCTTCATGGCAACGATAGCCCTGGTACAGGCCGTCCGCAAGGTCCCTGTACAGTATGCCAAGCGTATCGTCGGTAACAAACAGTACGGCGGAGTGCGTCAGTACATCCCCCTGAAGATGAATGCGGCCAACGTCATGCCGATCATCTTTGCCCAGGCGCTGATGTTCATCCCCGCGCTGTTCTCCGGAACGGCCTTCGCCGCTGCCTTCAGCTCGATGACCGGCTTCTGGTACAACTTTACGCTGGCAGTGCTGGTGATCGCCTTCACCTATTTCTACACGGCGATCATCATCAACCCTCAAATGATGGCCGATGACATGAAGCGAAACGGTGGCTTTATCCCGGGCGTGAAACCCGGCAAGCAGACCGTGAACTACATCGATACCATCATGACGCGCATCACGCTCCCGGGATCGTTCTTCCTGGCCATTGTGGCAATCCTGCCGGCGCTGGCCATGAAGTTCCTCGGCATCCAGCAGTCGTTCGCCTACTTCTACGGCGGAACATCGCTGTTGATCATGGTCGGCGTGGTGCTCGACACTCTGAAGCAGATCGAGAGCTACCTGCTGATGCGCCACTACGACGGTCTGATGAAGACCGGACGTATCCAGGGTCGTCATTAG
- the rplN gene encoding 50S ribosomal protein L14, whose protein sequence is MIQQESRLVVADNSGAKEVLCIRVLGGTKRRYASIGDKIVVAVKSATPSGDVKKGAVSKAVVVRTTKEIRRANGSYIRFDDNAVVLLNNQGEMRGTRIFGPVARELRDQYMKIISLAPEVL, encoded by the coding sequence ATGATACAACAGGAAAGTAGACTCGTAGTAGCCGACAACAGCGGTGCCAAGGAGGTTCTCTGCATCCGCGTGCTCGGCGGTACGAAGCGTCGCTACGCATCGATCGGCGACAAAATCGTGGTAGCTGTCAAGAGCGCCACCCCTTCGGGCGACGTCAAGAAGGGTGCCGTGTCGAAGGCGGTCGTGGTCCGCACCACGAAGGAAATCAGACGTGCCAACGGTTCGTACATTCGTTTCGACGACAACGCCGTGGTGCTGCTTAACAACCAGGGTGAAATGCGCGGAACCCGCATCTTCGGCCCCGTAGCCCGCGAGCTGCGTGACCAGTACATGAAGATCATCTCCCTCGCACCCGAAGTTTTGTAA
- the map gene encoding type I methionyl aminopeptidase, protein MIYLKTDEEIELLRENNILVSQTLAEVGRHIRPGVTTLELDRIAEEFIRAHGAVPAFLGYQGFPASLCISVNEQVVHGIPSSKCVLKEGDIVSVDCGTFMKGFVGDSAYTFAVGEVSEDVRQLMEVTKEALYKGTAQAKAGNRVGDVSAAVQEYAESFGYGVVRELEGHGLGRKMHEDPGVPNYGARGRGPLLKEGMVICIEPMINMGTKAVVFERDGWTVRTRDRKPAAHYEFAVAVRKSGPDVLTDFSIIEQAINN, encoded by the coding sequence ATGATCTATTTGAAAACAGACGAGGAGATCGAACTGCTCCGCGAAAACAATATTCTGGTGTCGCAGACCCTGGCGGAAGTGGGTCGTCACATCCGCCCGGGGGTCACGACCCTGGAATTGGACCGTATCGCCGAGGAGTTCATCCGCGCGCACGGAGCAGTTCCCGCTTTCCTCGGATATCAGGGATTTCCCGCTTCGTTATGCATATCGGTTAACGAACAGGTAGTTCACGGTATCCCATCCTCGAAATGCGTCCTCAAGGAGGGCGACATCGTTTCGGTCGATTGCGGTACGTTTATGAAGGGGTTTGTTGGTGATTCGGCGTATACGTTCGCCGTTGGCGAGGTGTCGGAGGATGTACGACAGCTCATGGAGGTCACCAAAGAGGCTCTTTATAAAGGTACGGCACAGGCCAAGGCCGGCAATCGCGTGGGCGACGTGTCGGCGGCCGTGCAGGAGTACGCCGAAAGCTTCGGCTACGGCGTGGTGCGCGAACTCGAAGGACACGGACTGGGTCGGAAAATGCACGAAGACCCCGGTGTCCCCAATTACGGCGCACGCGGCAGAGGACCTCTGCTCAAGGAGGGCATGGTCATCTGCATCGAACCCATGATCAACATGGGGACCAAGGCGGTGGTGTTCGAACGGGATGGCTGGACGGTCCGCACCCGCGACCGCAAACCCGCGGCTCATTACGAGTTCGCCGTGGCGGTCCGCAAGTCCGGACCGGATGTCCTTACGGACTTCAGTATCATCGAACAGGCAATTAACAACTGA
- the rpsK gene encoding 30S ribosomal protein S11: protein MAKKTGTVKKKVVKVGAVGNAYVHSTFNNVIITITNEVGDVISWSSAGKMGFRGSKKNTPYAAQTSAADCAKVAYDMGLRKVKVYVKGPGAGRESAVRTIHGAGIEVMEIIDVTPLPHNGCRAPNRRRV, encoded by the coding sequence ATGGCAAAGAAAACTGGAACAGTCAAGAAGAAGGTTGTTAAGGTCGGTGCCGTGGGTAACGCCTATGTACACTCCACTTTCAACAACGTAATCATCACCATCACCAACGAGGTGGGCGATGTCATCAGCTGGTCGTCGGCCGGTAAGATGGGTTTCCGTGGTTCGAAGAAGAATACGCCGTATGCCGCCCAGACGTCGGCCGCCGATTGCGCGAAGGTCGCTTACGACATGGGCCTGCGCAAGGTGAAGGTTTATGTCAAGGGTCCGGGTGCCGGCCGTGAGTCGGCCGTGCGCACCATCCACGGTGCGGGGATCGAGGTGATGGAGATCATCGACGTCACCCCGCTGCCGCACAACGGCTGCCGTGCTCCCAACCGCCGCCGTGTATAA
- the rplO gene encoding 50S ribosomal protein L15: MELNNLKPAKGSTHHDKRIGRGAGSGHGGTATRGHKGAQSRSGYSRKLGFEGGQMPLQRRLPKFGFTNLKRVEFKAINLGALEDLAAKKQLSEITVETLIAAGFISSNDKVKILGNGALTKALAVKAHAFSKSAEAAITAAGGSVEKL, translated from the coding sequence ATGGAACTCAATAATCTCAAACCTGCAAAGGGTTCAACGCACCACGACAAACGAATCGGTCGCGGTGCCGGTTCGGGTCACGGCGGAACCGCCACCCGTGGTCACAAGGGTGCGCAGTCGCGTTCGGGCTACTCGCGCAAACTCGGTTTCGAGGGCGGTCAGATGCCGCTGCAGCGCCGCCTTCCGAAGTTCGGTTTCACGAACCTCAAGCGTGTGGAGTTCAAGGCCATCAACCTGGGCGCCCTGGAGGACCTGGCTGCCAAGAAGCAGCTCTCGGAGATTACGGTCGAAACGCTTATCGCCGCAGGCTTCATCTCGTCGAACGACAAGGTGAAGATCCTCGGGAACGGCGCCCTTACGAAAGCCCTCGCCGTCAAGGCCCACGCTTTCTCGAAGAGCGCCGAGGCTGCCATCACGGCCGCCGGCGGCAGCGTTGAAAAACTGTAG
- the rpmD gene encoding 50S ribosomal protein L30: MARLKITQIKSRIGATERQCKNLDALGLKRINASVEHDDSVIIKGMIERVKHLVKVEVVAQ, from the coding sequence ATGGCAAGATTGAAAATCACCCAGATCAAAAGCCGCATCGGTGCCACCGAGCGTCAGTGCAAGAACCTCGACGCCCTGGGCCTGAAGCGGATCAACGCCAGCGTCGAGCACGACGACTCGGTGATCATCAAGGGGATGATCGAGCGCGTGAAACACCTCGTCAAGGTCGAGGTCGTAGCGCAATAA
- the rpsN gene encoding 30S ribosomal protein S14, producing the protein MAKESMKAREVKRAKLAKRYQHKRDEIAAKVKSGEMDHEEAWQALSKLPRNSNPIRQHNRCKITGRPKGYIRLFGISRIQFREMASKGLIPGVTKASW; encoded by the coding sequence ATGGCAAAAGAATCGATGAAAGCCCGCGAGGTGAAGCGTGCGAAACTCGCCAAGCGCTATCAGCACAAGCGTGACGAGATCGCTGCGAAGGTGAAGAGCGGCGAAATGGACCATGAGGAGGCATGGCAGGCCCTGTCGAAGCTGCCGCGCAACTCGAATCCCATCCGCCAGCACAACCGTTGCAAGATCACGGGCCGTCCCAAAGGATACATCCGCCTGTTCGGCATCAGCCGTATTCAGTTCCGCGAGATGGCTTCCAAGGGGTTGATCCCGGGCGTTACGAAGGCCAGCTGGTAG
- the rpsC gene encoding 30S ribosomal protein S3, which translates to MGQKVNPIANRLGIIRGWDSNWFGGKDFSDKLVEDAKIRKYLNVRLAKASISKIIIERTLKLVTVTISTARPGIIIGKGGQEVDKLKEELKKLTGKEIQINIFEVKRPEVDAVIVGQNIARQLEGRVSFRRAVKTAVASTMRMGAEGIKVQVAGRVGGAEMARTETVKEGRIPLHTFRADIDYCLTEALTKVGILGVKVWICQGIVYGKRDLFEIASASAQAPSGERGERRDRRGDRRGDRRGRRGGDRRNNNQ; encoded by the coding sequence ATGGGACAGAAAGTTAATCCGATAGCAAATCGTCTTGGGATCATCCGCGGTTGGGATTCCAACTGGTTCGGCGGCAAGGACTTCTCCGACAAGCTCGTGGAAGACGCCAAGATCCGCAAGTACCTGAACGTCCGTCTGGCCAAGGCGTCGATCTCGAAGATCATCATCGAGCGTACGCTCAAACTCGTGACGGTTACGATCTCGACGGCCCGCCCGGGTATCATCATCGGCAAGGGCGGCCAGGAGGTCGACAAACTGAAGGAGGAGCTCAAGAAGCTCACCGGCAAGGAGATCCAGATCAACATCTTCGAAGTGAAGCGTCCCGAGGTCGACGCCGTGATCGTGGGCCAGAACATCGCCCGCCAGCTGGAGGGCCGTGTCTCGTTCCGCCGCGCCGTGAAGACCGCCGTCGCTTCGACCATGCGCATGGGCGCCGAAGGTATCAAGGTCCAGGTTGCCGGCCGTGTGGGCGGAGCCGAAATGGCCCGTACCGAAACCGTCAAGGAGGGACGTATTCCGCTGCATACCTTCCGCGCAGATATTGACTACTGCCTGACCGAAGCCCTCACGAAAGTGGGTATCCTCGGTGTCAAGGTGTGGATCTGCCAGGGTATCGTCTACGGCAAGCGTGACCTGTTCGAAATCGCAAGCGCTTCGGCCCAGGCTCCGTCGGGAGAGCGCGGCGAGCGTCGTGACCGTCGCGGGGACCGCCGCGGCGACCGCCGTGGACGCCGCGGGGGCGACCGTCGCAACAACAATCAGTAA
- the rpsQ gene encoding 30S ribosomal protein S17 produces MERNLRKERIGVVVSNKMEKTIVVAVARKVKHPIYGKFVNKTTKFVAESLDETCKEGDTVRIMETRPLSKTKRWRLVQIIERAK; encoded by the coding sequence ATGGAAAGAAATCTTAGAAAAGAGCGTATCGGTGTGGTTGTCAGCAACAAGATGGAGAAGACCATTGTGGTTGCCGTTGCACGCAAGGTCAAGCATCCTATCTACGGCAAGTTCGTCAACAAGACCACCAAGTTCGTCGCCGAATCGCTGGATGAGACCTGCAAGGAGGGCGATACCGTGCGGATCATGGAGACCCGCCCGCTCAGCAAGACGAAGCGTTGGAGATTAGTACAAATCATTGAAAGAGCCAAGTAG
- the rpsS gene encoding 30S ribosomal protein S19 gives MSRSLKKGPFIDPKLEAKVVAQAEGNKKSVIKTWSRASMISPDFVGQTIAVHNGNKFIPVYVTENMVGHKLGEFAPTRNFRGHAGNKKK, from the coding sequence ATGAGTCGTTCACTGAAAAAAGGACCGTTTATCGACCCCAAACTTGAGGCTAAGGTCGTAGCCCAGGCCGAGGGAAACAAGAAGTCGGTAATCAAGACATGGTCGCGTGCAAGCATGATCTCTCCCGACTTCGTCGGCCAGACGATCGCTGTCCACAACGGAAACAAATTCATTCCGGTCTACGTGACTGAGAACATGGTAGGACACAAACTCGGGGAGTTCGCTCCCACCCGCAACTTCCGCGGTCATGCCGGTAACAAGAAAAAATAG
- the rpsH gene encoding 30S ribosomal protein S8: MTDPIADFLTRIRNAVKANHKVVEAPGSKIKQEITKILYEQGYILAYKFDTDEKGHPSIKIALKWDAATKSNAIKDLKRVSRPGLRRYASVSDMPRVLNGLGIAILSTSKGIMTDAKARKENVGGEVLCYIY, from the coding sequence ATGACTGATCCTATTGCGGACTTTCTGACCAGAATTAGAAACGCGGTGAAAGCCAACCACAAGGTGGTTGAAGCTCCCGGTTCAAAAATTAAGCAGGAGATCACCAAGATCCTCTACGAGCAGGGCTACATCCTCGCCTACAAGTTCGACACCGATGAGAAGGGCCATCCTTCGATCAAGATCGCGCTGAAGTGGGATGCCGCCACGAAATCCAACGCCATCAAGGACCTCAAGCGCGTCAGCCGCCCGGGTCTTCGCCGTTATGCGTCGGTTTCGGACATGCCCCGCGTCCTGAACGGTCTGGGTATCGCCATCCTCTCGACTTCCAAAGGCATCATGACCGACGCCAAGGCACGTAAGGAAAACGTCGGCGGCGAGGTGCTGTGCTACATCTACTAA
- the rplF gene encoding 50S ribosomal protein L6, whose translation MSRIGKLPVNLPAGVTVEVAPDNTVSVKGPLGTLSQKVDSDIKVEVGTHTDPHTGKEIPAVLVTRPTNQPRHRSLHGLYRALINNMVIGVSKGYEIKQELVGVGFKAEVKGQVLEMSLGYSHDTHFLLPKEVTATAVTEKKGNPIVTLKSIDKQLIGQVAAKLRSLRKPEPYKGKGIKFVGEQLRRKAGKSAGAK comes from the coding sequence ATGTCAAGAATTGGTAAATTACCTGTAAACTTGCCTGCCGGAGTAACCGTCGAGGTCGCTCCCGACAATACGGTAAGCGTGAAAGGGCCGCTTGGAACGCTGAGTCAGAAGGTGGACTCGGATATCAAGGTAGAGGTCGGCACGCACACGGATCCCCACACCGGTAAGGAAATCCCGGCCGTGCTCGTGACCCGTCCGACGAACCAGCCGCGCCACCGGTCGCTTCACGGCCTCTACCGGGCCCTGATCAACAACATGGTCATCGGTGTCTCGAAGGGCTACGAAATCAAACAGGAACTCGTCGGCGTCGGCTTCAAGGCCGAAGTCAAGGGCCAGGTCCTCGAAATGAGCCTCGGCTATTCGCACGATACCCACTTCCTCCTTCCGAAAGAGGTGACCGCTACGGCCGTTACCGAAAAGAAGGGTAACCCGATCGTGACGCTCAAGTCCATCGACAAGCAGCTCATCGGTCAGGTCGCTGCCAAACTGCGCTCGCTGCGCAAGCCGGAACCCTACAAGGGCAAGGGTATCAAGTTCGTCGGAGAACAACTGCGTCGCAAGGCCGGTAAGTCCGCAGGTGCAAAATAG
- the rplR gene encoding 50S ribosomal protein L18 — protein MSLNKIERRERIKMRIRKIVSGTPEQPRMTVFRSNKQIYVQFIDDQAGVTLATASSLDKEVAAAAAGKTKCEVAALVGKLAAERAAAKGISAVAFDRNGYLYHGRVKQLAEAAREGGLKF, from the coding sequence ATGTCACTGAACAAGATAGAAAGAAGAGAGCGGATCAAGATGCGTATCCGCAAAATCGTCAGCGGTACGCCCGAGCAGCCTCGTATGACTGTATTCCGCAGCAACAAGCAGATCTATGTGCAGTTTATCGATGACCAGGCCGGGGTTACCCTCGCTACGGCCTCGTCGCTGGACAAGGAGGTCGCCGCAGCCGCAGCCGGTAAAACCAAGTGCGAAGTGGCTGCCCTGGTCGGCAAACTCGCAGCCGAACGTGCCGCCGCAAAAGGCATCTCGGCCGTGGCTTTCGACCGTAACGGATACCTCTATCACGGAAGAGTAAAACAGTTGGCCGAAGCTGCACGCGAAGGCGGTCTTAAATTCTAA
- the ykgO gene encoding type B 50S ribosomal protein L36, producing MKVKASIKKRSEDCKIVKRKGKLYVICKKNPKFKMRQG from the coding sequence ATGAAAGTTAAAGCATCCATCAAGAAGAGAAGCGAGGATTGCAAGATTGTAAAGCGTAAAGGCAAACTGTACGTGATTTGCAAGAAGAATCCCAAGTTCAAAATGCGCCAGGGTTAG
- the infA gene encoding translation initiation factor IF-1: MAKQAAIERDGTIIEALSNAMFRVELDNGHVLTAHISGKMRMHYIKILPGDKVKVEMTPYDLTKGRISFRYK; encoded by the coding sequence ATGGCAAAACAAGCAGCTATCGAACGTGACGGCACGATTATCGAAGCCCTTTCGAACGCGATGTTCCGCGTCGAACTGGACAACGGTCACGTGCTTACCGCTCATATCTCCGGCAAGATGCGGATGCACTACATCAAGATCCTGCCCGGGGATAAGGTCAAAGTGGAGATGACGCCCTACGACCTTACGAAAGGACGTATCTCTTTCCGGTACAAATAA
- the rplX gene encoding 50S ribosomal protein L24 — protein MKLHIKKGDQVQVIAGDSKGQQGKVLKVEVSKQRAIVEGVNLCKKATKPNAKNPQGGIVEKEAPIHVSNLMLIDPKSGKPTKVGRKLDSKGKLVRYAKKSGEEIK, from the coding sequence ATGAAATTGCATATTAAGAAAGGGGATCAGGTACAGGTCATTGCCGGTGACTCCAAAGGCCAGCAGGGCAAAGTCCTGAAGGTCGAGGTTTCCAAGCAGCGCGCCATCGTCGAAGGGGTCAACCTCTGCAAGAAGGCTACCAAGCCCAACGCCAAGAACCCCCAGGGCGGCATCGTCGAGAAAGAGGCCCCGATCCATGTGTCGAACCTCATGCTCATCGACCCCAAGTCGGGCAAACCCACCAAGGTCGGTCGCAAACTCGACTCCAAAGGTAAATTAGTTCGTTACGCTAAAAAATCAGGGGAGGAGATCAAATAA
- the rpsE gene encoding 30S ribosomal protein S5, translated as MANTNIKKVRTSDLELKDRLVSIQRVTKVTKGGRTFSFSAIVVVGNEDGVVGYGLGKASEVQAAIAKGVEDAKKNLIKIPIINGTIPHKQEFRYDGSLVMIRPAAPGTGIIAGGAMRAVLESVGVKNVLAKSKGSSNPHNLVKATIGALCELRDAASIARLRGISMDQVFNG; from the coding sequence ATGGCAAATACCAACATAAAGAAAGTTCGCACGAGCGATCTCGAACTCAAGGACCGTCTCGTCAGCATCCAGCGCGTTACGAAGGTGACCAAGGGAGGTCGTACCTTCAGCTTCTCGGCCATCGTTGTCGTAGGTAACGAGGATGGCGTCGTAGGTTACGGTCTGGGTAAGGCTTCGGAAGTGCAGGCCGCCATCGCCAAGGGCGTCGAGGATGCCAAGAAAAATCTGATCAAGATCCCCATTATCAACGGTACGATCCCTCACAAGCAGGAGTTCCGTTACGACGGTTCGCTGGTGATGATTCGTCCGGCCGCCCCCGGTACGGGTATCATTGCCGGAGGTGCCATGCGTGCCGTGCTTGAGTCGGTGGGCGTGAAGAACGTGCTGGCCAAGAGCAAGGGCTCGTCGAACCCCCACAACCTCGTCAAGGCTACCATCGGGGCCCTCTGCGAGCTGCGCGACGCCGCCAGCATCGCCCGCCTGCGCGGTATCTCGATGGACCAGGTGTTTAACGGTTAA
- the rplP gene encoding 50S ribosomal protein L16, which produces MLQPKKTKFRRMQKGRMKGLAQRGNQLAYGSFAIKALESTWITGRQIEAARQAITRYMKREGQLWIRIFPDKPITKKPAEVRMGKGKGNPEGFVAPVTPGRILFEAEGVPLAVAQEALRLGAQKLPITTKFIVRRDYVETTI; this is translated from the coding sequence ATGTTACAGCCGAAAAAGACCAAATTTAGAAGAATGCAGAAAGGCCGTATGAAAGGTCTCGCTCAAAGAGGTAACCAACTTGCATACGGATCGTTCGCAATCAAGGCGCTGGAGTCCACCTGGATCACCGGTCGGCAGATCGAGGCGGCTCGTCAGGCCATCACCCGTTATATGAAACGTGAGGGTCAGCTCTGGATCCGCATCTTCCCCGACAAACCCATTACGAAGAAGCCCGCCGAGGTGCGTATGGGTAAGGGTAAGGGTAATCCCGAAGGATTCGTAGCCCCCGTGACGCCGGGCCGTATTCTCTTCGAGGCCGAAGGGGTGCCCCTGGCCGTAGCGCAGGAGGCTCTCCGCCTGGGAGCCCAGAAACTGCCCATCACTACCAAGTTCATCGTACGGCGTGACTACGTCGAAACCACAATTTAA
- the rplV gene encoding 50S ribosomal protein L22: MGARKANMAEKLKAEKKQKAIAIMRDCPTSPRKMRLVADIIRGVEINKALGILRYSKKEASIRMEKLLKSAIANWEAKNENERLEDTKLCVKEVFVDGGRMLKRIQAAPRGRAHRIRKRSNHVTIVVDKMVTVENK, translated from the coding sequence ATGGGTGCAAGAAAAGCAAATATGGCCGAAAAACTGAAGGCCGAAAAGAAGCAGAAGGCAATCGCCATCATGCGTGACTGCCCGACCTCGCCCCGCAAGATGCGCCTGGTGGCCGACATCATCCGCGGTGTGGAGATCAACAAGGCGCTGGGCATCCTGCGTTATTCCAAGAAGGAGGCCTCGATCCGCATGGAGAAACTCCTCAAGTCGGCTATCGCCAACTGGGAGGCCAAGAACGAAAACGAGCGTCTCGAAGATACGAAACTCTGCGTCAAGGAGGTATTCGTAGACGGTGGCCGTATGCTCAAGCGTATCCAGGCTGCCCCCCGGGGCCGCGCTCACCGGATCCGCAAGCGTTCGAACCACGTAACGATCGTTGTTGACAAAATGGTAACCGTAGAAAACAAGTAA
- the rpsM gene encoding 30S ribosomal protein S13 encodes MARIVGVDLPKNKRGEIGLTYIYGIGRSTARKILDAAGISYDVKVQDWSDDQVGAIRSQIAEMGIKVEGECRSMVQLNIKRLMDIGCYRGIRHRLGLPVRGQSTKNNARTRKGRKKTVANKKKATK; translated from the coding sequence ATGGCACGTATTGTCGGTGTAGATTTACCGAAAAACAAAAGAGGCGAGATCGGCCTGACCTATATCTACGGGATCGGTCGCTCGACGGCTCGCAAGATTCTCGACGCCGCAGGCATCAGCTACGACGTCAAAGTTCAGGACTGGTCCGACGATCAGGTCGGCGCCATCCGTTCGCAGATCGCCGAAATGGGCATCAAGGTCGAGGGCGAATGCCGCTCGATGGTTCAGTTGAATATCAAGCGCCTGATGGATATCGGCTGCTATCGCGGGATCCGTCACCGTCTGGGCCTTCCGGTCCGCGGCCAGTCGACCAAGAACAACGCGCGTACCCGCAAGGGCCGCAAGAAGACCGTCGCAAACAAGAAAAAGGCAACGAAGTAA
- the rpmC gene encoding 50S ribosomal protein L29 encodes MKSAEIKDISIKDLQERIETEKVQLAKLKVQHAVSPVENPSIIKKNRRDIARMLTILRQKNAK; translated from the coding sequence ATGAAAAGTGCAGAAATCAAGGATATTTCGATCAAGGACCTGCAGGAGCGCATCGAGACCGAAAAGGTACAGCTTGCCAAGCTGAAGGTGCAGCATGCCGTGTCCCCCGTCGAAAACCCGTCGATCATCAAGAAAAACCGCAGAGATATAGCTCGTATGCTGACGATTCTGCGTCAAAAAAACGCTAAATAA
- the rplE gene encoding 50S ribosomal protein L5 gives MAYVPTLKTQYKEQIKPVLMKEFGYTSVMQCPKLTKIVINQGMGQAVADKKLIDVAEAELTQIAGQKAVQTRSRKDISNFKLRKGMPIGVRVTLRDNKMYEFLERLIAVALPRIRDFKGINEKFDGKGNYTLGITEQIIFPEIDIDKITKIFGMEITFVTTAKTDEEAYALLREFGLPFKNAKKN, from the coding sequence ATGGCTTACGTACCTACACTCAAGACCCAGTATAAGGAGCAGATCAAGCCTGTCCTTATGAAAGAGTTCGGTTACACGAGCGTCATGCAGTGCCCGAAGCTCACCAAGATCGTCATTAATCAGGGAATGGGCCAGGCCGTTGCCGACAAGAAACTCATCGACGTGGCCGAAGCCGAGTTGACCCAGATTGCCGGTCAGAAGGCCGTGCAGACCCGTTCGCGGAAGGACATCTCGAACTTCAAGCTCCGCAAGGGAATGCCTATCGGCGTGCGTGTCACGCTGCGCGACAACAAGATGTACGAGTTCCTGGAGCGTCTGATCGCCGTGGCTCTGCCGCGTATCCGCGACTTCAAGGGTATCAACGAGAAGTTCGACGGCAAGGGTAACTACACCCTCGGCATCACCGAACAGATCATCTTCCCGGAGATCGACATCGACAAGATCACCAAGATCTTCGGTATGGAGATCACCTTCGTGACCACGGCCAAGACCGACGAAGAGGCCTATGCCCTGTTGCGCGAATTCGGACTTCCTTTCAAGAACGCTAAAAAGAACTAA